A stretch of Carya illinoinensis cultivar Pawnee chromosome 14, C.illinoinensisPawnee_v1, whole genome shotgun sequence DNA encodes these proteins:
- the LOC122295206 gene encoding 60S ribosomal protein L14-1-like has protein sequence MIGRVALVNYDEDYGKLVVLVDVIDQNRALVDAPDMERSQMNFKRLSLIDLKIDIKRVPKKKELLDAMEKADVKKKWTDFDRFKLMLAKIKRAGLVRQELAKLKKENAS, from the exons ATGATCGGGAGGGTCGCCCTCGTCAACTACGACGAAGACTATGGCAAACTCGTTGTTCTCGTCGATGTCATCGACCAGAACCGAGCTCTCGTGGATGCCCCTGATATGGAAAGATCCCAAATGAATTTCAAGAGGCTCTCTCTCATTGACCTTAAAATTGACATTAAGAGGGTTCCTAAGAAGAAGGAATTGCTTGATGCTATGGAGAAAGCTGATGTTAAGAAGAAGTGG ACTGACTTTGATAGGTTCAAACTTATGTTGGCAAAGATTAAGAGGGCTGGACTGGTAAGGCAAGAGCTCGCAAAACTGAAAAAGGAGAATGCTTCCTAA
- the LOC122293677 gene encoding uncharacterized protein LOC122293677 produces MDKSWMQITDRFGSMEYAKGVKEFLTLAQTLAEGEEIRCPCVRCSNNYFLPITQVERHLFIKGIDKNYTTWIFHGEQEDLIISDDDDNVHDLDEEDDFIDDVDVMLRDIRAGGFPDVPISDSFHATSSTSVDTFSDRTFDQLLADSRHPLYEGCTKYSKLSFTVKLLHIKTLGGWSVKSFDMLLHLLKSAFPNALLPNSYQESRNLEKGLGFTYTKIHVCPNDCILYWRENVDKDECPKCKLSRWKFSNTKKRRIPQKVLRHFPLKPRLQRLFMSQKTSVDMRWHKDQRVIQQDILSHPADSEVWTTFDQEHAWFAEDA; encoded by the coding sequence ATGGACAAGAGTTGGATGCAAATCACTGATAGATTTGGATCTATGGAATATGCTAAAGGAGTGAAGGAGTTCCTTACCTTGGCCCAAACTTTAGCTGAGGGTGAGGAAATTCGTTGCCCATGTGTCAGATGTTCAAATAATTACTTCCTACCAATAACCCAGGTAGAGCGACACTTGTTTattaaaggtattgacaagaatTACACGACATGGATTTTTCATGGTGAACAAGAAGATTTGATcataagtgatgatgatgataatgtacaTGATCTTGATGAAGAGGATGACTTCATTGATGACGTTGATGTTATGTTACGAGATATTCGGGCTGGGGGATTTCCTGATGTTCCCATAAGTGATTCATTCCATGCTACGAGTTCCACATCGGTCGATACCTTTTCTGATCGGACTTTCGACCAGCTGTTGGCTGATTCCCGGCATCCTCTTTATGAAGGTTGTACAAAGTATTCTAAACTATCATTCACTGTCAAGTTGCTGcacattaaaacacttggtggTTGGAGTGTAAAGTCGTTCGACATGCTTTTACACTTGTTGAAGTCAGCTTTTCCCAATGCCCTTTTGCCAAATTCATATCAAGAATCACGTAACTTGGAAAAAGGGTTGGGCTTTACTTACACCAAGATACATGTTTGTCCGAATGACTGCATACTTTATTGGAGGGAAAATGTGGATAAAGATGAGTGCCCGAAATGTAAACTTTCAAGGTGGAAGTTCAGCAACACTAAGAAGAGACGAATTCCTCAAAAGGTTTTAAGACATTTTCCGTTGAAGCCAAGGTTGCAGAGATTGTTTATGTCACAAAAAACATCAGTTGATATGCGGTGGCACAAGGATCAGCGTGTCATTCAGCAAGATATTCTAAGtcatcctgctgactctgagGTGTGGACGACATTTGATCAAGAGCATGCTTGGTTCGCAGAAGATGCCTGA